GGAGGAGAGCGCTGCGGTCCAGTCGGGCGTGCCCCGGCCCAGCACGACCCGTTCGGGGTCACGCATGGGCAGTCCGCTGTCGTCGTGCACGATGCGTCCCTGGTCGTCGCGCAGGTAGCGGTAGCCCCAGATCGTGCCGTAGGGTTTGCCCACTTCGGCTGTAATCCAGGCGGTCTGCAACCGGCTCTGGTCCAGCACCAGTACGGTTTGATCGCCGGCCAGGGAGAGCACCTTGCTGAGATTCCGGGCGTAGTTGAAGCTTACGTTCCAGAAGAGCTGGGGCGTGCGAATGGGCGAGCCCGTAATCAGCAGTTCAATGCCCTGGTTTTGCAGGGCTCCGGCGTTGATGACGCGTTCGCCAAAGCCTGACGCCTCAGAGATGGTGGTAGAAAGGATCTGATCCGTGGTCTTGCGGCGATACCAGGTCAGATCCAGTCCTAGCCGGCGATCCAGAAACTCCAGATTGATGCCCAGTTCTGTTTCCGTAGTTGTGGTCGGCTTCAGGTTAGAAAGCGGAATGGAGTTTTGCGCAATAAAGCCCAGCGGTTGTCCCTGGTGGGTTGCGTCGGCGATTCGATAGGTCAGGTTAAGCATATACGGGTCGGTGTCACTTCCCACCTGGGCCCAGGCTGCGCGCAGTTTTCCGAAGCTCAGCCAGGCGGGCACGGGCAGCACATCGCTGAAGACGAAACTGGCGCTCACCGAAGGATAAAAGTACCCGTTTCTGTCGGGGGGTAGTGTAGAGGACCAGTCGTTGCGGGCGGTCAGGTTCAGAAACAGATAGTCCTTGTAGGAGAATTCAGCCGCTGCGTAGAGCGAGTTGATTTGCTTTTCCTCGAAGTCGTATCGCGGTGCCAGGTCTTTCGTGTTGGCAATTGTGACCAGACCGGGTAGCTTAAACCGAGCGCCATAGACGCCCACCTGTTCTACCTGGCGCCAGCGGACGCTTCCGCCTGCGTAGGCATTTACGCTCAGGGATGGCGTAAGCGGATACTGAGCTTTCAGCAGCAGGTCCGTATTGCTTTCCAGCACGCGCCATTCATTTTCCGACATGTCGCCGTCTGGTCGGTAGGCCGTTCCCCACGGCGTGACGGTGCGACGACGGAGCGTGTACCAGTCCAGGCCGGTGCGGCCTTGCAGGGTCAGCCAGTCGGTAAGGCGAAATTGCAGGTCGATGGTACCGATCAGGCGGTCTTTGTCGTCGTCGGCCTGGAATCGATTGACAACCCACCAGGGGTTGGTTGTATAGACGTCGCTGACGAGTTGTAATTCGCGTCCTTCGTCTGTGTAGCCGGGCTTAAGCGTTCGAGGATCAACGTTAGGGGGCAGGAAGGCAATGGAGAAGTTGGGATTGCCCGGACGGTCGGAGAGGTTCGTGCGGTCGTCAGCCAACTCATTGATGTAATTGGCCTTTACGTCGGCGGTCAGGCGGCCGAACGTAGCGGTGCCGCGCAAGGTCAGCGACGTGCGCTGCAGTCCCGAGCCCGGCACAATGCTCTGGGCATTGAACTGCGTGACCGAGAAGTAGACGGACGCGTTTTCGCTTCCGCCATAAAGCGTCAGCGTGTTGCGGGCCGAGAGGCCGGTGCGGTAGAAGTCTTCCAGCCGCCGATTGACGGCTTTGTAGGGCCGTGCTACGCCGTCGAACTGAATAACGGGCGAACCATCCAGTTTGGCCCCCCAGCTCGACAGGCCGGTCTGGAGCGCTTCTTCCTGCGTGGCGGGCTTTTGACCTCGCTGCCCCTGACCGTACACGTTCTGGTAGTCGGCAAAGCCTACCAGGGCTTCTTCGGCCGTAAACGTGGAGCTGAACTCAACATTCAGGCCGCGTCGCCCTTTGCCCGAGCGCGTGTTGATCAGGATGACCCCGTTGCGGGCGCGTGTGCCGTAAAGCGCGGCAGCCGCTGCCCCCTTAAGTACCGAGATGCTTTCGATGTCTTCGGGATTCAGGCTGGAGATGCCATCACCGCCGTCGAAGCCACCCCACATGCCGGCCGATCCGATGGTTGAGTTATCGATGGGCACGCCGTCAACGACAATCAAGGGCTGGTTGTCGCCGGTGAGTGAAGAGACGCCGCGAATCACAATCCGCGTTGACGATCCGGGGCCTCCGGCTGTTGGACTGATCTGGAGGCCAGCCACCTTGCCCTGAAGCAGGTTTCCGAAATTGGTTTCGGTGCCCACTACCAGGTCCTGGGCATTTACCTGGCTGACGGCATAGCCTACGGCTCGCGCTTCGCGCTCGATGCCCAGGGCAGTTACCACGACTTCGCCCAGTTGGGCCACTGTCGGCTGGAGCAGCACTTCAAGGTACGAGCGCCCGTTCAGAGGGATATCTACAGTTTCATAGCCCACAAACGAGAATCGGAGTGTGGCCTGGGGGCTACCGACCACCAGCACGAAGTTGCCATCGGCGTCGGTAGTGGTCCCGTTCATGGTGCCCACCTCCAGAATGTTGACTCCTGGCAGGGGGCTGTTGTCGTCGGCTGAGCGCACGACGCCGCGCACCTCAAACTGGGCGTGGGCTGCTGAAGCGCTCAGCAGCAGCACGCTCAGCAGCAACAGACGTCTGCGGAATCCGTGGTAGTGGTTCTTCATGGCTTCTGACAGATGGTTTAGAAAAAGCCCGGCATGTTTGCGTGCGTCTTGATGCAGTTTTCATGATAGAGCGGGGCCTGTCGGTCGGCAAGGCAGCCCTTCATTTTGGGATCGGTCCCAGAGCAGAGGGGCCTCATTTTGGGACCGATCCCACATTGCGCCAAAAGGGAGTCCACGTGTTACTTGGCCTGGCAAGCTTTTCAATCTTCCTTTTTGATGAATTCGTTAATTGTCGGGTGCCGGCCTGGAAGCGAGGAGAGGGGTTTGGAGGTAAAAGGCGCCGGCTGATGCTAAGCGCTTAAAACATGGACCATTCCGTGCAGTCTTTGCTGATTGGTCTGGATGTGGGTGGCTCGTCAACCGAGCTGCTTGCGGTGGAGCACCATCCTCAGCGTTCACCTGTTCGGCTGGTGGGGCCAGGGGCTAATCTGCAGCGGGTTGGTTTTGAGCAGACCGTGGCCGTTTTGCAGGAAGTAATTGAGCGGGCCCTGCGTCATTTCCCCGAAGCGTCGGTGCTTTCGGTGTGTGCCGGGATTGCAGGCTGCGGCCGTCCGAAAGACCAGGAATTGCTGGCCCGCCGGTTGCAGCAGGTGCTTGGCGATGGGGGACGGTCTGTTCAGGTGCGGGTGGTGCATGATGCTGAGATTGCGCTGGAAGCCGCTTTCAAGGGCGACAGTGGGGTCGTGGTCGTGGCGGGCACGGGATCGGTCATTCTGGCCCGTACGCGTCAGGGACAGATTGAAGTGGTCGGAGGCTGGGGATACCTGCTGGGGGATGAGGGAAGCGGCTTTGCGATTGCTCGGGCAGGGCTGCAAGCAGTAACCCATGCGATGGATGGAGGGCCGCCCACGCGCCTGCGTGAGCTGCTGGCTGAGCGGTTTTTGCTCAGCGAGCGCGACGCACTTATTCACCGCGTCTATCAGGAGCACTGGCCTTTGCAGGAGTTTGCGCCGGTCGTGCTGGAAGCTGCGCGCGACGGCGATCCGATTGCGCAGCAGATTGTGGAAGATCAAGTGGCGCGCCTGGTAGAACAGGTAAGCTGGCTGCTGGGCCGGTTGAAGGGCGAAGTGGCTCCCCGTATGGCACTGGCCGGAGGGTTGATGAACGAACCGTTTTATGTGAGCTGTTTGCGCGAGCAGTTGGTTCGGCGGTGGCCTGGCTGGTCTATTGAAGTGCAGCAGCAGCGACCCGTCGAAGGCGCCCTGCGCCTGGCGCGACGCCTGCTGAAGGCCAATGTTGGATCAGAGTGCGACGATTAAGTCCGCAGGCGCGCTTTCAATACCTTCCAGTGGGCGTCCGTCAGCGATTCGACATTGAACAGCGAGACGCCTGCGGCGCCTCCTGCCAGGGCATAATCGATGGCTTGATCCAGTTCTGCAGGCGTGAGGGCCGGTATAAAAAGCCCGCTGTAGAGTGGTATGCGACCATCCAGCGCTTTGACGCCCTCTCGGGTGGCCGTTTCAATCCAGGCGACCGGTTTGTCGTAGAAGTTGTGGTAAATCATGGGCATAACTGCATCGAGAGGCCAGCGAGGCCAATCCTGACGGACCAGCGTGCGGGCGATCTCCGGGGTAGGGAAGACTGCGGCTGTGAGGGGTTTACCGCGCGCATGAACGCGCGCTGCAATCTGCCGCACAACTGTGGTGATCTGGTCATACCGAAACTGTCGCCATGCCGCATGGGTCGAAGGATCTTCTAGTTGGAGCGGATCCAGGCCGGTCTGCGCCTTAAACTGTGATCGGCATTCGGGGTGGTAGCCATAGTCGAAGGGAGGATATTCCCGATCCTGCACCAGGCCGTATTTCGGCTGGAGCGTGATGGGCAGGATGACGTCAGGGAAGCGGATGTAGTCCAGATGCAGGCCGGCCAGTCCCTCAATCTGCGCCATGCGGTCGTAATAGTTGGCCAGATAAGTGCGCACGCCTGGGACGCAGGGCGAAAGAAACCGGTAGTAGTCCACGTAGGGCGGTTGCTGCGCAGTCGAGACACCTTCGCGGTTGACCGCATACCAGTCCGGGTGGTCTTCGAGCAGTTCGGCCCGCATCATGGTAGGGATCCAGGCGTGTAGCTCAAGTCCTTCCGCCTGAGCGAGGGGGATCAGACGTTCATAGAAGGCAGGCCCTTCTGCGCGGTTTTCATGCAGCAGCAGGGCGTCGATGCCGCTGGCTCTCAGACGGGCAAAGGTGCGGCGGGCCGCTTCCTCGCTGCCCACGTTGGCGCCCATCCAGGCCCAGTGTTTGCGGCGCGAAGCGGAGGGGCTCGGGCGGCATCCGGTCACAAAAGCCGCCAGTCCGAGCCCTGTCAGCCGGAGAAATTCCTTGCGCGTCATGGGTTATCGGGGAAGGTTTTCCAGATGCGTCCATCTTCGCGAATATGCAGGCGCGTGCCGTCGGGGAGGCGGGCCGTAATCTCGTAAAGGCTTTCTGTGGTCTGGAGGGTAAGGTGGTAGCGGCGGCGCCAGTTGGCCGGGACGTTCAGCTCATCAAACGTCCGGGCGTAACGACCATGCTGCTCCCGGAATAGACGCTGGCGGTAGTAGAGCTGGCGGAGTTGCCAGCGCAGTGGCTCCTCAGGGGCCGGTTGGAAGGGTTCCGTGCCCTCTCCCGCTACTATGGCCGAGAACTGCACATAGCCCCAGCGTTCGGGCAGGTGCATATTGATGACGCCCTGCGGCGACCAGACCCAGTTTGACTCGGGCAAAAGACGGCCGGTCGCCGGGTCGCGGCGCTTCCGGTAGCGGCCTTCGATTACCTCCAGTGGCCACTGGACGCGCGAGAAGTTCATGCGCCACTGTTCGCCTGGACGGGGAGGACGTCCTTCTGGGGCAGCTTCTGCAAGAACCGTCCAGGGTAAGGCCAGCTCGACGGTCCAGCCACGGTCGATGTCGGACGGATCATTCAGCGTTCCGTCGAGGGCCACAGCCGCCTTGAGATCTCGGATGTCCCAGGCGTTCAGCGCCGGGCCTCCATCTCGATACGGTTTGAGCAGAAGCAGGTCCCATACGGTTCCCAGCGCATTAATTTCCAGCTCGTAATAGGTGTGCGTGTCGCTGTCGGGGTCAATAAATACTTCAAAGTCATTGTCATAAAAGATGATGGTATCACGCCGGGTGAGCGTGGCCCACAGGTGCGGTTCTTCCAGTTCGGCGCCGATATACAGGTAGGTGTCGTCCCACAGGAGTTTGATGCGGGTATGGTAGGGGGGAGGTGGCCGGTGCGGGCCTTCGATGTCAACAAACGGCTCGCTCCAGGGGGCGGCCTGCCAGGCGGGTTCGTCGAGGCGACCGTCGATGCGGAGCGGGTGGTCGCTGCGGTAGCAGACGTAGGTGCGAGGAGCGAATGGAAGCAGAGAATCCGGAGCCATGACCGGCTGCCCGACCGCCAAAGCAGCATCCAGAAGCAGCCGGAGGAAGCCCAGACAGACGGTCAGCCAGCCGGTCTGGCTCCAGAACTCAGGGCATTTCATAGCAGGTCACGAAGGCTTCGGCCGCGTAGAATTCAGGCAGGCCGAGGCGGTTTAGCGTTTCGGCAGTACCCCGGTTACGGTCACGGGCGCGTTGCCAGAATTCCCGGTCGTCGTAGGCGCCCGGAAACATAGCTCGATCTTTCTGGCTTTCGTGTTTGAAGATGGCCTCGATCTTGCGATCAAGGTCTGCTTTGGACATCGGGAGAAACACATCGGCCTGATGGACTTCCCATTCTTGCCAGGCGCCCCGGTAGAGCCATACCAGGGGCCACTCGTCGCGTGGGTGGGCTCGGTGGTATCGCTGGAGGGCTTGCTGAATGGCCGTATAGCACATGCGGTGCGTGCCGTGTGGGTCCGACAGGTCGCCGGCCACAAAGATATGCTGCGGCCGAATTTCTTCGAGCAATTCCTGGACAATGCGGATGTCGGCTTCGCTGATGGGGTCCTTTCGGACAGTGCCCGTCTTGTAGAAGGGCATGTCCAGGAAGCGGGCATGCTCGGCTGATAAGCCCACCACTTCAATAGCAGCTACGGCTTCGGCATACCGGATGTGGGCTTTGAGCTTCTGAATCACCTCCAGGTCCACTTCACCCGGCTGTTTACGTGCAAAGAAGTCCAGGATTTCCTGCTGGCGCTGGCGAAAACGTTGGAGGGCGTTATCTTCCAATCCCAAGATGTCGTGGCTCAATTCGACAAAGCGCAGGTAGCGCCGCACGTCAGCGTCGAAGACGGCTACTGAGCCGTTAGTCATATAGGCGACGGTAATTTCGTTCTGGTTGGCTACCAGTTTGTCCAGCATGCCGCCCATGGAAATTACGTCGTCGTCCGGGTGAGGGCTAAAGACAATGACGCGCTGGTGTTTGAAGAGCTGGTGGGGGTAAACAATCCGCTGGCGCAGGTCTTCAAAAATTTCCAGGCAGAGTGCGTCAACGTCAGGGTAGGCGTGAATGAGACTGTGCAGATGATTCCGATAAAAGTCAGCGGCTTCCAGCTTCAGAATGGCCTTGCCGAGTTTTTCGGAAAGCCAGATGATGGCCCGGCGCGCCATGGGTTTGTCCCAGACGACTTCCCGTACGAGCCAGGGGGTTTTTTCGCGCGTCAACTCACTGGCAGCGGCACGGTCGAGGTAGAAGGTAGCATTGGGATGCGTTTGCAGAAAGCTGGCGGGCACCTGCCGGTCGGGGGGCTCCTCGACAGCTCGCCGCACAATGGGCGCTTTGTGCTCGCCGGTAGCCATCAGGATGATTTCACGGGCTTCCAGAATGGTCCCTATGCCCATGGTAATGGCATGGCGCGGCACGTTTTCTTCCCCGAAGAAATCGCTGGCGGCATCTTTTCGGGTGATTTCGTCCAGCACCACCAGCCGCGTGCGCGTTTCGGGGCCAGAGCCGGGCTCGTTGAAGCCGATGTGGCCGCTGCGTCCGATGCCCAGCAGCACCAGGTCCAGGCCACCGGCCCTGCGGATTTCTGCTTCATAGGCCTGACAATGAGCTTCGATTTCTTCTGGCGGCAGATCTCCGCGTGGGATGTGAATATTTTCAGCCGGGATGTTGATATGATCAAACAGGTTTTCCCGCATGAACCGGTGATAGCTCTGCAGGCTATCCGGTTGCATGGGATAGTATTCATCAAGGTTGAAGGTAATCACATTGGAAAAATCTAGCCCTTCCTGTCGGTGCAGGCGCACCAGCTCCTGGTAGACGCCGATAGGGGTGGAGCCAGTAGGCAGCCCCAGCACCACTGGGCGCCCTTCAGCCTGGCGTTTGCGAATTAAGGTGGCAATGCGTCGGGCTACTTCGCGAGCAAGCTGGGCCGGATTATCAAAAATGCGCACGGGAACTCGTTCGCGTTGGGTCCCTTCGCTCGGGCTGGAGACGATGACAGACGGTTGCATCGTTGCGTTCACCGACATCGTTCTGACGGCTCATTTGGTTGCCCTTTCAATGATCCGGCGCTAAAGCCGCCGTGCGCAAGGGGTTTTGCATTTGGGGACCGGTTCCAAAATGCAGGGAGGCAGGATGCGGCCTTGAGTCTGAAAGCGCTCTCGCCTATACTTCACAGAGCGTTAACTGTTTGGCCGAAACGTAGCCGGAGGATGCCCATGCTTCAGGTGCTTAAGCGGGCTCCGGAGTATGACGTGTGCATTGTGGGTTCAGGAGCGGGCGGGGGCATGGCAGCCTATGTGCTGACCCGGGCCGGTGCCAACGTAGTAATGCTGGAAGCGGGGCCCATGTGGGACGTGGCCCGGGATGGAGCCATGTTCACGTGGAATTATGAATCGCCGCGGCGCGGGGCATCGACTGTCGAACGGCCGTTCGGAGAATTTGACGCGTGCTACGGAGGCTGGGAAATCCCGGGCGAGCCCTACCTGAGAGCAGAAGGAACCGACTGGATGTGGTTTCGAGCCCGCATGCTGGGCGGGCGTACTAACCACTGGGGGCGCATCTCCCTGCGCTTCGGGCCCGACGACTTCAAAGGGAAAAGCCGTGATGGCTACGGCGATGATTGGCCGATCTCGTACGAGGACCTCGCCCCCTACTATGACAAAGTCGATCGTCTGATTGGCGTTTTTGGCTCGAGAGACAATTTTTACAACGAACCAGATGGCATTTTTCTGCCGCCTCCTAAGCCGCGATGCTACGAGTTGCTGGTAGCAAGAGCCTGTGAGAAACTGGGAATCCCCGTACTGGCCTCTCGCCTGTCTATTTTAACGCGACCACTCAACGGACGACCGGCTTGCCATTACTGCTCGCAGTGTAACCGAGGATGCACGGTGCGGGCAAACTTCGCTTCAAGCTACGTGCTACTCCCTCCAGCTCTGGAGACAGGGCGCCTCACGATCATCCCCAACGCCATGGCCCGAGAGATTCTGGTGGACGAGCACTTGCGCGCTCGCGGGGTCTCCTACGTTGACAAAGAAACCATGCAGGAGCGGCAGGTGCGGGCCCGCATTGTCGTGCTCGGGGCCAGTGCTTGTGAAACCGCCCGGCTGCTTCTTAACTCGCGCGGCCCTCGTTATGAGAATGGACTGGCAAATTCAAGCGGGTTGGTGGGCCGCTACCTGATGGACTCGACAGGTACCAGCGTGGCCGGCTTCATCCCTGCACTGGTCAAAAATCTGCCGCACAATGAGGATGGCGTGGGCGGCATGCATATCTACATTCCCTGGTGGGCCTACAATCAGAAGCTGGACTTTCCGCGCGGGTATCATCTGGAGGTCTGGGGTGGGCGTCGCATGCCAGGCTATGGTTTTGGCGCGGGTATTCACCGGCTCAATGGGCGCTTGCCCGGGCCTGATGGCCGGCCGCGCCCCAGAGGAGGGGGAGGGTATGGCCTGCAGCTCAAGGAAGACTATCGCCAGCTCTATGGTGCCATCGTAGGTTTCTCAGGACGGGGAGAAATGATTGCCCGCTATGAGAACTATTGCACGGTGGATCCAAACGTAGTGGACCGCTACGGCATTCCGGTTCTTCGGTTTCACGTGAAGTGGAGCGAGGAGGAGATTCGCCAGGTGCGGCATATGCAAGAAACAGCGCGAGAGATCATTCGGGCCATGGGCGGGGAACCCCTTGATGAGATGCCCGGACCAGAGCGCGGCTATGGCATTACAAAACCCGGAGAAATTATTCATGAGGCTGGCACGACGCGCATGGGCCACGACCCCAGGACCTCAGTGCTTAATCCGTTCTGCCAGGCGCACGACGTACCGAACCTGTTCGTGGTCGATGCCGGACCGTTCGTGTCGATGCCTCATAAAAATCCCACCTGGACGATTCTGGCCCTGGCCTGGCGCACGTCGGAATACATCACTGAACAACGCAAACAGGGCAACCTATGAGCGACGTTACCCGACGCGATGCGCTCAAGCTGTTGGCACTGATCGCAGCGGCACCGACGTTCAGTTTCGGATGCCGCCCGGAAGAAATGCGGCAGGCGCAGCAGCGACAGGGCCAGACGCAACCGGGCCCTGACTACCGGCCGCAGTTTTTCACCGAGCACGAGTATCAGACGGTTACAGTACTGGCCGACTGGGTCATTCCAGCCGACGAGCGTTCTGGCAGTGCGAGTGATGCGGGCGTGCCGGCCTTTATCGACTTTATTATGAGCGACCCGCTTATTCCGGGATTGGGACAACGGCAGACGGCTATCCGAGGCGGTCTGGCCTGGCTTGATTACCAGTGTCTGCAACGCTACGGCAGGCCGTTCATTGCGTGCAGTCAAGAGCAGCAGCAGGAATTGCTTGATTTGATTGCCTATCCTGAGGTAGCGCCCCCTGAAATGGCCCCGGGCGTAGCCTTTTTCAACAGTTTCCGGGATCTGGTGGCTTCGGGTTTCTGGTCGAGCAAAATGGGGATGGAAGATCTGCAATACATGGGCAACACTGCAGTAGCTGAATGGAAAGGTTGCCCGGACGAGGTGCTTGAACATCTGGGGTTGAAATAATCCCGGGAGACGTCCCGGAGGAGGGGATTATGGAGAAGCTGACGATTGACCAGGTCGCAAGCCTGGCTTGCGTATCCCGTTCGGTAGTGTCGCGCGTGCTCAATAATCATCCGAACGTGAGCGAAGAGGCGCGGCGGCGCGTGCTGGAAGTTATTAAAAAGTATAACTATCGTCCCAGTTCGGTCGCGCGGAGCCTGGCAACCCGACGCACCTACGAAATCTGCATTCTGACGCCGCGTCGGGGGAATGAAGCGCTGGCAAACGGCTTCTGGACATTGCTGCACCTGGGCATTTTTGAGCAGTGCATCCAGCGCGGCTACTTTGTGTCGCTTTCCATGCTATCGGGGGATGCCGAAGCAGAGCTGGAAGATCGCCTGCTGCACGAGCACAGCTTTGACGGCTTTGTGCTGCTTACTTCAGAGGTAGCCGAACGCGTCATTGAGTCGTTGCGGGAGCGAGACATTCCCGCGGTGCTGGTCGGGCATGACCGGGCCTATCCAGATATTAGCTCGGTCGATGTGGACAACTTTGGTGGAGCGTATCGGGCAGTTCGACATCTGTGTCGGCTGGGACACCGGCGGGTGGCCGCTATTCTGGGCAATCTAGAGCTGCAAGAGACGCGCGACCGCCAGGCAGGTTATCTGCAGGCGCTGCGAGATGCCCACGCTGAAATGCAGGAGCTGTTAATTGAAATTGGGGACTACTCGCAGCGTTCAGGCTATGAGATTATGCGCCGCTGGCTGGAGCGGGGGCCAGACTTTTCGGCCGTTTTCTGCGCCAGCGATACGATGGCTATCGGAGCGCTGCTGGCGCTTTACGAAGCCGGTGTGCGGGTGCCGGAGCAGATGGCGGTAGTAGGCTTTGACGATCTGCCTGTGTCTCAATACACCTGTCCGCCGTTGACCACTGTACGTCAGCCGATTTACGAGAAAGGTCGGTGGGCTGCCAACATTCTTATCGATCAGATCGAAGGCCGCAAACGGCTGGCCGTGCATGCCAATTTGCAGGCCGAGCTTGTGGTGCGGCGCAGTTGTGGGGCGGTGGCTTAGCGCTGCTTCTGCTGCTGGCAGGCTGTCGGGCAGAGCTGCCGACGCCTGACGCGTCGGCGACAGCGCTTCTGAGACAGTTGCAGCAGGCCTACCAGGCAGGCGAGCGGGCGGCAGCGCTGGCGCTGGCCGATAGCGTGATCCAACAGGCG
This DNA window, taken from Rhodothermus profundi, encodes the following:
- a CDS encoding SusC/RagA family TonB-linked outer membrane protein gives rise to the protein MKNHYHGFRRRLLLLSVLLLSASAAHAQFEVRGVVRSADDNSPLPGVNILEVGTMNGTTTDADGNFVLVVGSPQATLRFSFVGYETVDIPLNGRSYLEVLLQPTVAQLGEVVVTALGIEREARAVGYAVSQVNAQDLVVGTETNFGNLLQGKVAGLQISPTAGGPGSSTRIVIRGVSSLTGDNQPLIVVDGVPIDNSTIGSAGMWGGFDGGDGISSLNPEDIESISVLKGAAAAALYGTRARNGVILINTRSGKGRRGLNVEFSSTFTAEEALVGFADYQNVYGQGQRGQKPATQEEALQTGLSSWGAKLDGSPVIQFDGVARPYKAVNRRLEDFYRTGLSARNTLTLYGGSENASVYFSVTQFNAQSIVPGSGLQRTSLTLRGTATFGRLTADVKANYINELADDRTNLSDRPGNPNFSIAFLPPNVDPRTLKPGYTDEGRELQLVSDVYTTNPWWVVNRFQADDDKDRLIGTIDLQFRLTDWLTLQGRTGLDWYTLRRRTVTPWGTAYRPDGDMSENEWRVLESNTDLLLKAQYPLTPSLSVNAYAGGSVRWRQVEQVGVYGARFKLPGLVTIANTKDLAPRYDFEEKQINSLYAAAEFSYKDYLFLNLTARNDWSSTLPPDRNGYFYPSVSASFVFSDVLPVPAWLSFGKLRAAWAQVGSDTDPYMLNLTYRIADATHQGQPLGFIAQNSIPLSNLKPTTTTETELGINLEFLDRRLGLDLTWYRRKTTDQILSTTISEASGFGERVINAGALQNQGIELLITGSPIRTPQLFWNVSFNYARNLSKVLSLAGDQTVLVLDQSRLQTAWITAEVGKPYGTIWGYRYLRDDQGRIVHDDSGLPMRDPERVVLGRGTPDWTAALSSEVGYKNLTVSILLDAKWGGQLFSGTNAYAYIYGLHKNTLKGRAECDAAGYPVTGCMVGKGVNQSGQPNNVKVLPEAYYGRIGSQIAEEFVYDANFIKLRELRVAYRLPDRWLVRTPMRAVTIALVGRNLAYLYNTVPNVDPESSYNNGNAQGLELAGVPQTRSLGLSINVRF
- a CDS encoding N-acetylglucosamine kinase, whose protein sequence is MDHSVQSLLIGLDVGGSSTELLAVEHHPQRSPVRLVGPGANLQRVGFEQTVAVLQEVIERALRHFPEASVLSVCAGIAGCGRPKDQELLARRLQQVLGDGGRSVQVRVVHDAEIALEAAFKGDSGVVVVAGTGSVILARTRQGQIEVVGGWGYLLGDEGSGFAIARAGLQAVTHAMDGGPPTRLRELLAERFLLSERDALIHRVYQEHWPLQEFAPVVLEAARDGDPIAQQIVEDQVARLVEQVSWLLGRLKGEVAPRMALAGGLMNEPFYVSCLREQLVRRWPGWSIEVQQQRPVEGALRLARRLLKANVGSECDD
- a CDS encoding carbohydrate-binding family 9-like protein; the encoded protein is MKCPEFWSQTGWLTVCLGFLRLLLDAALAVGQPVMAPDSLLPFAPRTYVCYRSDHPLRIDGRLDEPAWQAAPWSEPFVDIEGPHRPPPPYHTRIKLLWDDTYLYIGAELEEPHLWATLTRRDTIIFYDNDFEVFIDPDSDTHTYYELEINALGTVWDLLLLKPYRDGGPALNAWDIRDLKAAVALDGTLNDPSDIDRGWTVELALPWTVLAEAAPEGRPPRPGEQWRMNFSRVQWPLEVIEGRYRKRRDPATGRLLPESNWVWSPQGVINMHLPERWGYVQFSAIVAGEGTEPFQPAPEEPLRWQLRQLYYRQRLFREQHGRYARTFDELNVPANWRRRYHLTLQTTESLYEITARLPDGTRLHIREDGRIWKTFPDNP
- the nagB gene encoding glucosamine-6-phosphate deaminase; this translates as MSVNATMQPSVIVSSPSEGTQRERVPVRIFDNPAQLAREVARRIATLIRKRQAEGRPVVLGLPTGSTPIGVYQELVRLHRQEGLDFSNVITFNLDEYYPMQPDSLQSYHRFMRENLFDHINIPAENIHIPRGDLPPEEIEAHCQAYEAEIRRAGGLDLVLLGIGRSGHIGFNEPGSGPETRTRLVVLDEITRKDAASDFFGEENVPRHAITMGIGTILEAREIILMATGEHKAPIVRRAVEEPPDRQVPASFLQTHPNATFYLDRAAASELTREKTPWLVREVVWDKPMARRAIIWLSEKLGKAILKLEAADFYRNHLHSLIHAYPDVDALCLEIFEDLRQRIVYPHQLFKHQRVIVFSPHPDDDVISMGGMLDKLVANQNEITVAYMTNGSVAVFDADVRRYLRFVELSHDILGLEDNALQRFRQRQQEILDFFARKQPGEVDLEVIQKLKAHIRYAEAVAAIEVVGLSAEHARFLDMPFYKTGTVRKDPISEADIRIVQELLEEIRPQHIFVAGDLSDPHGTHRMCYTAIQQALQRYHRAHPRDEWPLVWLYRGAWQEWEVHQADVFLPMSKADLDRKIEAIFKHESQKDRAMFPGAYDDREFWQRARDRNRGTAETLNRLGLPEFYAAEAFVTCYEMP
- a CDS encoding GMC family oxidoreductase, with the protein product MLQVLKRAPEYDVCIVGSGAGGGMAAYVLTRAGANVVMLEAGPMWDVARDGAMFTWNYESPRRGASTVERPFGEFDACYGGWEIPGEPYLRAEGTDWMWFRARMLGGRTNHWGRISLRFGPDDFKGKSRDGYGDDWPISYEDLAPYYDKVDRLIGVFGSRDNFYNEPDGIFLPPPKPRCYELLVARACEKLGIPVLASRLSILTRPLNGRPACHYCSQCNRGCTVRANFASSYVLLPPALETGRLTIIPNAMAREILVDEHLRARGVSYVDKETMQERQVRARIVVLGASACETARLLLNSRGPRYENGLANSSGLVGRYLMDSTGTSVAGFIPALVKNLPHNEDGVGGMHIYIPWWAYNQKLDFPRGYHLEVWGGRRMPGYGFGAGIHRLNGRLPGPDGRPRPRGGGGYGLQLKEDYRQLYGAIVGFSGRGEMIARYENYCTVDPNVVDRYGIPVLRFHVKWSEEEIRQVRHMQETAREIIRAMGGEPLDEMPGPERGYGITKPGEIIHEAGTTRMGHDPRTSVLNPFCQAHDVPNLFVVDAGPFVSMPHKNPTWTILALAWRTSEYITEQRKQGNL
- a CDS encoding gluconate 2-dehydrogenase subunit 3 family protein, with translation MSDVTRRDALKLLALIAAAPTFSFGCRPEEMRQAQQRQGQTQPGPDYRPQFFTEHEYQTVTVLADWVIPADERSGSASDAGVPAFIDFIMSDPLIPGLGQRQTAIRGGLAWLDYQCLQRYGRPFIACSQEQQQELLDLIAYPEVAPPEMAPGVAFFNSFRDLVASGFWSSKMGMEDLQYMGNTAVAEWKGCPDEVLEHLGLK
- a CDS encoding LacI family DNA-binding transcriptional regulator — protein: MEKLTIDQVASLACVSRSVVSRVLNNHPNVSEEARRRVLEVIKKYNYRPSSVARSLATRRTYEICILTPRRGNEALANGFWTLLHLGIFEQCIQRGYFVSLSMLSGDAEAELEDRLLHEHSFDGFVLLTSEVAERVIESLRERDIPAVLVGHDRAYPDISSVDVDNFGGAYRAVRHLCRLGHRRVAAILGNLELQETRDRQAGYLQALRDAHAEMQELLIEIGDYSQRSGYEIMRRWLERGPDFSAVFCASDTMAIGALLALYEAGVRVPEQMAVVGFDDLPVSQYTCPPLTTVRQPIYEKGRWAANILIDQIEGRKRLAVHANLQAELVVRRSCGAVA